AGAAACCTCAGCTCTCCTTCCAGATGTCAACACTTTTTCCTTCCAGCCCACTACCATAAGCATTGGATAGAGTTGTTTGGAAGCCAAAAGAGAAAGACTTCTATGGTGCAGGAGCTTGCACGAAACCCCAAACATGTCATACAACACCAGCAGTTTCCTGGTAAGCCAAATTCAGGCAGAGCTTTGGCTCACCTGGGTTACCTCTAAGTGTAGACAGTGGCAGGCAAGTCTCAAACAACAGGTTTACTGCACTCTGCAAGCTCAAACTGCAACCAATATGTCCTACTCAAGATGGAGATTCTCAATGGTGAAGCAATGGCTAACACAAATTACAACCGAATAATCCTCTAAATCTAGAAAAAGCCAAAGGATGAAGGTTTGCCCATCGTTTTAGCAAATGAAGCCATCCAGTAAATCACACTGTAGCTGTTCATGGAACATCTGGTCAGGCCGCCAAAGTAACTGAAACCATTTACAAACCCTTCCCCTCCACTCAGCAAGGTTAACCGTGCAGACTTATTAGGATTAAAGGGAGACACAGAAATACCTTGTCCCCAGTATCCATTTACCTTGTCCTGAGGGCCTGCCAGGCTGCATCAATGTCTGCATACAGGTTTTTCTCCGAGGGCTTGCCGGTGCTCACCCCGTAGCCAGAGTAGTCATAGGAGAAGACGTTGCAGTTGATGCGGGAGCCAAGGCCAATGTAGAAGCTGCACATCTGGCCCAGGTCCACAGCATTACCGTGCGAGAAGAGCAGCGTGTACCGGCCAGTGGGGGCACAGCGAACGAACATGCAGCCCAGGCGGTTATCTCGGGCCGTGCGGGAGAAGAACACTTCCACGGCATCCAGTTCCCGCTGGGAATACTGCCAGTCGGCCCGCTCGCTCAGGTGCAGGCTGCAGGTGCCCGATCCCGTGGGGGTgcccgccccggccgccgccccgggctcctgctgctgctcgggCTGCAGCACGGTGTACGTGGGCTCCGGGGGCAGGAAGGCCAGCTTGGCAGCGATGCGGCTGGGGCAGGGCGGGCAGCAgaacagccagcacagctcgCCCAGAGAGAAACCGTTCATTCTGGGGCCTTGTTCTGGCATCAGAGACGCCGGAGAAAAGCTAAACCCCTCCTGGAAAAGAAGTCACACGGAACCGACCCAGAGCCCTCCTCCGGCGCGACCTGCCGCCTTCCTGCGAGGCCACCAGCTGCCCTCCCAGAACGCAAACAATGGCAACCTTGGAAGAACTACAGTTCGGCAACAGCAATGCAGCTCTTCAAAGCCTGGAAACTGCTTATACAAACCAAAAACACAACCCCACGAAACACAGATGGGCTACAACCAGCCCTCAACCCCCCCGCCGCAACTAACGCTACAGCAAATGCAACTCTCTAAAACCCGACCCTAGACCGCCCTCACCGCACGTGAGCCACACGTACACATTTACAAAATGAATTCCCCGATACCCCGGCTCAGAGCGGCGCCCCGGCCCCCCGCAGGGAACATGCAGGATCCAGGGAAGCACCTTCCCGCACACAGCGCACCACGCGCGGCCCCACCCGCTCCGCCCCGGCCCCCGGGACGCCCCGCGAGGCAGCGAGGGGCCCCCGCAGCGCcaccgcccccggcccggccccggcagcgTCCGCAGGACGAGGAAAATGAGAAGGAAGAGCAGCACGAGGAGCAGGATGAGGAGGGTCGCAGGCAAAGGGGAAGGCAAGGTCGAGGCTCAGCCGCGCGCGGCCGCGGGCAGGGCCATGCCGGCTGCGGCGCGCAGGCAGGAGCGGGCAGCGGCCATGTCCCGGCTCCCCCTCCGCGCCGCCGCAGCGCTTCCGGGTTACGGGCGCGGAGCGGCGCCGCCGCAGGTGCCGGGGCGGGTGCGGGGCTGTGCCGGGCCGCGCCCGCAGCGGCGCCGCTTGGGCGGGGCGCCGGGAGGTGCGGGAAGTGCGGGAGCGGGTCCCGCAGCACCGGCCAGGATACGGGGGCCACCGCCGGGCCCTTTAAgggacccccccaaacccctccgcCGGCCGCCCACCCTTGCGCGTGcgcggcgggccgggggcgaGGGGCGGTGCGCGCAGGGGCCATCTGGCGTCCTCTGAGGGGTCCGTGAGGGGAGCCCCGGCACAGGTCACCCTGAGGGCTCCGTGAGGGGAGCCCCGGCTCGGGTCACCCTGAGCGCTCACACCGGGACAGTGCCAGCCCTCAGAGCGGGGTGAGGGGTCCCCATGGCCCTGAGCGTCGTTCCTCGAATCGCCCAAGCTGTGCAGCAATGCCAATGGAGCTGCCCCTCTGCAGTGCCCGGTGCTCCGCTCCCCAGCTGCCCAGCGAGCTGTGCCTCCAAAGCTTAAAAGCTTTGGAGGATCTCTGGATTTGCCAGCAGTTTCAAGAGATACCACGGAAAACTTAAAACGGTGCAATTGCAGAAGCCTCATTTCCTTAGAAAATGAGGGTAATGATCCGTATCCCAAATAATTCATTGAATAAATTAGCAAATTGCTTAGAGCATATGGCAGACCCCATGGATAAGTGGTACTGCATCTCCAACGCGTGCTTCGACCATGAGAGCAGAGTGCAAAGACTGTGGGCAAATTTATGTGTAACATTCTGTTGCTAACACAGGGTATAACTACAGTCCTTAATTAACCAGCAGTGCATgcttactgaaaaaaaaaaaaaagtcacataGCCAAAGTGAAAATATAAGGAAAATTACACCTGTGCAACTGCACTTACCCTGCAATTCTTATGCTTCCAACCAGTGTCCTGACTTGAGACCTGGTGAGTGTGTTCACCCCTTTGTGTTGCTCTCCTACTGTTGGCCATTACCTAAGTGCTACCTATGAGGAACAAGGTTTCAAAAACTCAGGGACTGGGGTCATTTAATAAGTTACAAACCTGAGATGCCCttccctttcattttcattGAGTAGCACTTGCCAACTCTGAAAACTCAGTTCAAAATCGGTGTACAGAAAGTACACGTGGTTTTGGTCATGTGTGATGCTCCTTTGTCTTTGGAACTGGAACGTCAAAAATGAGCTCAGCCCCCATCCACAGCAGTCTTTAGTTGTGCTAACAATGGGAATTTTAGAAATGCTAAAATCAGCCAGCAATAATTGTACCTATGCTGACTGTTAagtgaaaaaatgaaagagagaaatgtGTTATCTCCATCCAGCTTGAACTTATGGCCTCTGGCACGGAGAGGCTGTTCCTCCAGAGGACAGAGAATACCCAGTTAATTACATGTGTCCCAGGCATGTCCCACTGGGAGGGTGACAGGGTCCAGAGATCAGGCAGGGTTATAAAACGTGTCCCACCTACTTGATGCTGGGTTCCTTTGGGTGCCAGAGACAGCCAAGGCACCATGTATGGGTCAGGGAATGATGAAAAATACTCCTACTCCACAAACTGTGATAGGAAAACACAGAATAGATAAATGAGGGACCCTGTGAAATTCCTTGAGGATGACAAACACCCTCAAGCTTCCCCTCAGCTGTTACAAGAGACACTATTGATAATCTGTGGGAAGACTGATACAACCCTGAGAAAAGCCTGACTATACCCTGAGAAGTGATTTGGCAGAGGAGAGCTGTGAAGAGCCTGTCTAGTGCTGCCTCTACGtgtccctctccctgcacacacactgaaACTAAGATAAGAGCTGGAATCTGGGCATCAGCACCAATTGAAACCAGCCTTCCTCAGAACTCTTTCAAAGGCTGTGTGACTCGCCCAGAGCCAGACAGCAGAAGTTGTTATATTGTGAGTAGATTGCTACTCCAAAGAATAGGCAATTAAAAGGACAATATTTCCCATGTGCCACCCTGGCCCTTCCTTGGGTCATGCTTGCAGTAGTGAAATTAAAGATTTGAAGTGTCCTCTTTGAATCAAAGGGGAAGTGTTATGAATTTGCTCCTTGAGCTAATAGGGCTGTCTAAACCACGTTTACTATCAGCCTTTAAGTAATTTTTGACGGACCAAGAAAGATGCCTCAGGTGAGCAGGGAAGATCTTCAAATAGCTCCCAAAAAGGCAAATACAATAAACAGAACACACTGTGGTTGGTTATGTCTTGATTATTTCCATGTCCTGTAGCCTCACCATGCCTGTTTCAAGGGCAGAGCACTTTTCACCACACTTCCTTTTCCTGAGCACTGGATAGACAAAAGAATAGGCCAGAAGACGGAGAGACTGTAGCCAAAGAAGacacctggcagcagctctgtgaaaaTTATGTATCCTAAACATTAACTCTGCCTgacttcctgctgctgctgacggACTGTGAGGCTGtcacagctggataaacactCCCCATACCTGCACACCTGCAACTACATCAGCTTCAGGACTGGTTACAAACACAGGCTCAAACTAGGAAGTTCCTCAaagcattttttcctatttcctgGACAAATTACTGCTCATGTAATTTAGTAATTGTGTATCCCAGGCCTGTTAAAGCAGTAGCAGAACTGACAAGCAATGGCTCTGTCAGCTGAAACAAAAGGCAGGAGAACACACTGAAATCTACCAAACTCAGGTGCAGGGCAAATGATGAACCACTATTAATGAGCACACATGGCTGTGTTCTCATCAGCCACATCACTGTCAAGTTGTTTGCAGTTTCTGGAAAAAGGTGTGCTTGAAGGaagtatttaaaatagaaaaattaatttgctttggGAATGGAAGACCATCCCAAACACAAGAGAACCAAATGTAGTGGGAGGACGTTGGTGTGTCTGGAAAAGAATGAATGAGCAACAGAAGGTGGCATCAAGAACTTACTGGAGACATACCACTCTGGTGCCAGTGAGATCATAGAATCAGAGAGTCATCTAGGGTgtaaaagacctttaagatcacagagtccaaccattaacctaGGACTGCCAAGTCCGTCCCTAAAACTTGTCCCTTAATGCCACGTCTACACATCTACCAAATACCTGCAAGGATGGTGACTGAACCACTCCCCGGTCCCACTGCTTGACAACCCAACCCCAGCGAAtaaattttttctaatatccaatctgAACCTCTTCTGgagcaacttgaggccatttccttgTCCTATCATTTGTTAGTGGAAAGAAGAGGCCAACCCCCACCCAGCTACAACCTCCTGACAGATAGCTGTAGAGAACAATAAGGTcactcctgagcctccttttctccaggctctgGTCTCTGTATAGCCAAAACTTGAAGATATAACACCTAAATTAATCACCCAGGGTAAGCAAGCTAAATACAGCCTTTGGTAGATGGCTCATACTAATGTTTTTTCTGTTGGGTGTATCCTTCCCTACACTGTGCCAGCGGAAAGAACTTGGATTacttatttctctttctgcacCTGAGTGAGACTGTAGCAATTTTCTGCCACATAAACCACTGTAACATTAAACTTACAGGTCTATATAGACAAAAATGTATCAATTGCTTTACCGGAATGAATAAAGAAAAGGTTAAAATAGAAAACTCATGGAGCTTGAATGATCAATTTCTTCCAAAATATGAGTCTAAGACAAATGACACTCTTCAGGGTTTAAAATAGCTTTCTTCTAGGTCTGCAGGGTTTTAGTCAAGACTCAGCTATCCTCAGATTTGCTGTGAATACAGTATGAGAAGAatgtggaaaggaaaacaaagatgtACAAGCATCAAAACTTATGGGAGGGATGGTGGGGGAAGGGAGAAGTGGCAGCTATGTGATAATATACAATGAGGGTTTAGAGTCTTGATTTGCAGTGACTGCACTTTATGCCTGTCACTGGCAAATTGACATTTTAAAGATATGTTCTTGACTGCTTTTTCATGTCAGTATCTTTGTTCAGGCTATATCTAGGCTGATGAAAGGAATTTCAATTAAGGATGAAATCTTTTCCATACTGTATTGAAATGCacagggtgggagcagagggagaatGGAGCAATGAAAGCTCTGTAGAGAGTTCTTTAAGGCATCTTGCTGACACAGGACAAGATAGTTTAGGAATGCCTGGGGCAGTGCACTCTGCAGTGGTTTACTGAGCCTTTACAAAGAAACAGTGCATTCACCTTAGTGCCTACTGCCTGAGGCCATATATCATTCAAACCGGGGACTAAGGGTTTAATAAATCCCAATCTAGTTTAGTCCTCAAGGGAATAGCAGTCTGGAGTCATTCAGGAGTGGCAGGGAGGGTGGCCACATAATGTGGAAGGAAAAGGCTGATTTTCACCCTGTGTATGTAAGCAGTATCCTGGGAAATGAAAGGAGTTATAAATCTGCATAGTGAAAGCCTTAGGGAAAAGAAGTGTGAAAAACAGTAAGTATGGATATGAAGACAGCTCATgagacacagaggaaaaaaaaaaaaaagaagagaaagacaaTAGGAAACTcagtgctgggggaaaaaaggaatattaATTGTACAAAACCACATCAAACCCACTTTATCCACCTACCTTGCAATTGCTTAATATTTGGTGTGAAATACAAACTAGCTCCCACTGGGCACTTTCACAGAGATGTATTTCGCTTTACATGTTTGTCCTTGTCCACCATTTTTCCAGCCTATGTCATGGTGAGAATTTTTAGTTGCTGATATATCCAGAATGCTCACCCAGCCcttgcagctgagctccagctgtCGTGGTGCCCTTCAGAGAGCAGCTGATCCACACTCCACTCCCACCCGTGCATTCAGAGTGGGTAACAAGTGCATTCCAAAGGCTCCTGAGGACCTCTACGTGTACCTGTCAGTGGTGCCTTCATTCAGGTCTGAGTCTGGGCATTGAGGCGTTACTGCTCAACTAAATCTGGACagaggcagagctctgtgccactGTGGCCAGACCCATAATCAAGCTATCAATTAAAAGTCAATTTGTGTATGTCTACAGCATTACAGAGTCATTAATGTGACTGAGGCATAGACATACATTTATTCACTACAATAATTCAGCTATTAAGATAATCTGATTTATCAGCAAGAGCCAGAATGGCTGTTCACATGGTTTACCCATGTCCAGTTAGTCAGGGCTGAGGCTGTCATATATGAAATCCTGATCTGAGCATTTGCATACAACTGCCAAATCCCATGTATGTTACAGGAACTGAAGTGGAAAACTGCCAAATTCTCTGCAATAATGTGGGAGCTCTGATGGTGTATCACACtctttcatggaaaaaaatttaaaactagaCCAACTGgtttttgtgtttcctcactTTCCAGAAATCATCAGAAAACATATGCTTCATTTCATCATAAACCTCCAAGGCATTTTCAAGGTCAGTGGAGATGGAGTTCAGGCTCCCATTCATGAGTACTGGTCATgtaattaaaatagaaaaacatattttggcTTCTGCATGCTACTGTGTGTCAGAAATCAGCAATGCTTTCTTGGAGTATGTGGGCTCTTCCAACTGCATATCAGTCTTCACATCCAAAGTCTGAACCATATTCTTTAGCTGGAATAAACTTATGATAATCAGCTtcaattcaatttttaaaaagcacaag
The Melospiza georgiana isolate bMelGeo1 chromosome 13, bMelGeo1.pri, whole genome shotgun sequence genome window above contains:
- the ABHD17C gene encoding alpha/beta hydrolase domain-containing protein 17C, translated to MPEQGPRMNGFSLGELCWLFCCPPCPSRIAAKLAFLPPEPTYTVLQPEQQQEPGAAAGAGTPTGSGTCSLHLSERADWQYSQRELDAVEVFFSRTARDNRLGCMFVRCAPTGRYTLLFSHGNAVDLGQMCSFYIGLGSRINCNVFSYDYSGYGVSTGKPSEKNLYADIDAAWQALRTRYGVSPENIILYGQSIGTVPTVDLASRYECAAVILHSPLMSGLRVAFPDTRKTYCFDAFPSIDKISKVTSPVLVIHGTEDEVIDFSHGLAMYERCPRAVEPLWVEGAGHNDIELYAQYLERLKQFISHELPNS